In one window of candidate division TA06 bacterium DNA:
- a CDS encoding addiction module protein — MNPTNTSIFDLSPSEKLQLVEDLWDDLAVTPEEIPVQDWQKEELARRKANLINNPASGLTWEEVKRRVQCRYGR, encoded by the coding sequence ATGAACCCAACAAACACCTCGATTTTTGACCTGAGCCCGTCGGAGAAGCTCCAGCTCGTGGAAGACTTATGGGATGACCTTGCGGTCACTCCCGAAGAGATACCCGTCCAGGACTGGCAAAAAGAAGAGCTGGCGCGGAGAAAGGCCAACCTGATCAATAATCCGGCTTCCGGACTCACGTGGGAAGAAGTCAAACGAAGGGTCCAATGTCGCTATGGCCGCTGA